The nucleotide sequence GCAACAGCACTACCGACTCCACCCGCACCTATGACAATAACATCAAAATTGTGTGTCATAAAAATTTCACTTCTAAGACCAATTTACTGAATGTCTGCTACAAATCAGCTACTAGCAATTCCCCTTATTAAACCGGGCAACCGGCGATGATTTCTAGTATAAATGAAGGAAAAATGCTATAAAAAAAATAGACCTTGAAAAGATTTAATGATGAACCCAATTTGGCAAACTCCCCCCCAAGAATTGACACTAGACTTTCAGGACGTTCATATTTGGTGCGCTAATCTAGACCTTCCTCAAGAACAAATTTTACCATTAGCAAAACTTCTCTGTGAAGAAGAAATCAACCGAGCTAACCGATTTCAGTTTGAACACCATCGACACCGTTTTATTGCTGCCCGAGGCACTCTAAGAATAATTTTAGGACAATATTTAAATCGGGTAAGTGATCGCATAGAATTTGATTACAGCCCTAAAGGTAAACCGAGCATCATCGCAAGCCAAGGCATTGAGTTTAATATGTCTCACTCGGAAACCTTGGCCTTATACGGCGTAACCCGAAACCGCCCCATCGGAGTCGATATAGAATATCTTCGTCCCATGAAAGATGCCGCACAACTAGCCAAACGTTTCTTTTGCCAGAGCGAATCAGAAGCCATTAGCGGACTTCCTGCCGGTGAGATAGAAAAAACCTTTTTTCGCGCTTGGACGGCAAAAGAAGCCTTTTTAAAAGCTACTGGTGAAGGAATTGCCGGGGGGTTGGATCAGATAGAAGTTGACTTAAGTTCTCAGGAATCAAGGCAGTTTTTGAGTATTAATGGCAATGCTCAAGAAGTGGAGAATTGGTCATTGTTGCCGCTTGTTGTGGCTGAGAATTATCTAGGGGCAGTGGTGG is from Gloeothece verrucosa PCC 7822 and encodes:
- a CDS encoding 4'-phosphopantetheinyl transferase family protein produces the protein MMNPIWQTPPQELTLDFQDVHIWCANLDLPQEQILPLAKLLCEEEINRANRFQFEHHRHRFIAARGTLRIILGQYLNRVSDRIEFDYSPKGKPSIIASQGIEFNMSHSETLALYGVTRNRPIGVDIEYLRPMKDAAQLAKRFFCQSESEAISGLPAGEIEKTFFRAWTAKEAFLKATGEGIAGGLDQIEVDLSSQESRQFLSINGNAQEVENWSLLPLVVAENYLGAVVVKGPGLFRFFKP